One stretch of Monomorium pharaonis isolate MP-MQ-018 chromosome 10, ASM1337386v2, whole genome shotgun sequence DNA includes these proteins:
- the LOC118647755 gene encoding uncharacterized protein LOC118647755: MYQSIPNYFVTPIQGILSEQNSCAKERNSDKGLKAKLNYDDEETLILEVQLREPLWNYKLPLPQRSIKIIKNLWQEVANALNGKITANECKVKFKSLHDTYRRIIRSETNASGSARKDAGKKWPHYDSMTFLLDSCLLKTTVSNIKESSDFEYNSIENIEPSTY; the protein is encoded by the exons atgtaccaaagcATACCAAACT atTTTGTTACGCCAATACAAGGAATACTATCTGAACAAAATTCTTgtgcaaaagaaagaaattcagATAAAGGCTTAAAAGCAAAACTGAATTATGACGATGAGGAAACTCTCATTTTAGAAGTCCAGTTACGAGAGCCTCTCTGGAATTATAAACTTCCATTACCACAACGCagcataaaaattatcaaaaatttatggcAAGAAGTAGCAAATGctttaaatggaaaaattacAGCCAATGaatgtaaagtaaaatttaaaagtttacatGACACATACCGACGAATAATTAGGTCAGAAACTAATGCGAGTGGGTCTGCTCGAAAAGACGCTGGAAAGAAATGGCCTCATTACGACTCAATGACATTTTTACTAGATTCTTGCTTGTTGAAAAC CACCGtgagtaatattaaagagtcATCtgattttgaatataattctATTGAAAATATAGAACCAAGTACGTACtga